TCAACCTCAGGGGAGTGCATCTCGCCTCCCGGGCGGTGGTCCCGGCCATGCGCCGGGCCGGCCGCGGGCGGATCGTCAACATCACCTCCATCGGCGCCGACCTGGCCCTCCTGAACCGGTCGGCCTACTGCGCCAGCAAGGCGGGCGTCCTCCAGCTCACCCGCTGCCTGGCGCTCGAGTGGGGGCCGTGGGGGATCACGGTGAACGCGGTCGGACCCGGCATCACCGAGACGCCGATGACCCGCGGCTACCTCGAAGCCGACCCGGTCCGGCGGGCGACCATGATCCGGAAGATCCCGCTCGGGCGGCTGGGGAGTCCCGACGACATGGCCGGCGCCGTGCTCTTCCTGGCGTCGGACCTCGCGAGCTACATCACGGGTCAGACGGTCTACGTCGACGGCGGCTGGGGAATCGGAGACCTGGACTGGTAGGGAGCCACGCGAAGGAGACGGTCCATGGAGACACCAGGCGGAGCGGGGACGGCGATGGCCGCGCTTCCGATCGGCAAGTCGGTGACCGTC
This Candidatus Methylomirabilota bacterium DNA region includes the following protein-coding sequences:
- a CDS encoding SDR family NAD(P)-dependent oxidoreductase encodes the protein MPSDGLDLTGRVAIVTGGTRGIGEAIVQRLAKAGARVVAVSRTATEGTGEAGGAVLAGDVAVEADVARAVETVLGRYGAIDILVNCAGVVRRKPALETTEADWSFLLDVNLRGVHLASRAVVPAMRRAGRGRIVNITSIGADLALLNRSAYCASKAGVLQLTRCLALEWGPWGITVNAVGPGITETPMTRGYLEADPVRRATMIRKIPLGRLGSPDDMAGAVLFLASDLASYITGQTVYVDGGWGIGDLDW